A DNA window from Naumovozyma dairenensis CBS 421 chromosome 10, complete genome contains the following coding sequences:
- the RPS1A gene encoding 40S ribosomal protein eS1 (similar to Saccharomyces cerevisiae RPS1A (YLR441C) and RPS1B (YML063W); ancestral locus Anc_4.325) translates to MAVGKNKRLSKGKKGLKKKVVDPFTRKEWFDIKAPSTFENRNVGKTLVNKSTGLKSAADALKGRVVEVCLADLQGSEDHSFRKVKLRVDEVQGKNLLTNFHGMDFTTDKLRSMVRKWQTLIEANVTVKTADDYVLRVFAIAFTRKQANQVKRTAYAQSSHIRAIRKVISEILTREVQNCTLAQLTSKLIPEVINKEIENATKDIFPLQNVHIRKVKLLKQPKFDLGSLMALHGEASGEEKGKKVSGFKDEVLETV, encoded by the coding sequence ATGGCTGTTGGTAAGAATAAGAGACTATCCAAGGGTAAGAAAggtttgaagaagaaggtcGTTGATCCATTCACCAGAAAGGAATGGTTTGATATCAAAGCTCCATCCACTTTTGAAAACAGAAACGTTGGTAAGACTTTAGTCAACAAATCTACTGGTTTGAAGAGTGCAGCTGATGCCTTAAAGGGTAGAGTTGTTGAAGTTTGTCTTGCTGATTTACAAGGTTCTGAAGATCACTCTTTCAGAAAGGTTAAATTAAGAGTTGATGAAGTCCAAGGTAAGAATTTATTGACCAACTTCCATGGTATGGATTTCACCACTGATAAATTAAGATCTATGGTTAGAAAATGGCAAACTTTGATTGAAGCCAATGTCACTGTCAAGACTGCTGATGATTATGTTTTGAGAGTTTTCGCCATTGCCTTCACTAGAAAGCAAGCTAACCAAGTCAAGAGAACTGCTTACGCTCAATCTTCTCATATTAGAGCTATCAGAAAGGTTATTTCTGAAATCTTAACCAGAGAAGTTCAAAACTGTACTTTAGCTCAATTGACCTCTAAGTTGATTCCAGAAGTTATTAAcaaggaaattgaaaacgCTACCAAGGATATCTTCCCATTACAAAATGTTCACATTAGAAAAGTTAAGTTATTAAAACAACCAAAATTCGATTTAGGTTCTTTGATGGCTTTACATGGTGAAGCTTCTGGTGAAGAAAAGGGTAAGAAGGTTTCTGGTTTCAAGGATGAAGTTTTGGAAACTGTGTAA